The genomic interval TGAGCGAGGGCTTGATCACCGCACTCGTTGGTTTGGGCGTGCTTTTTTGGCGATCGCAGCGTACCGCCCAAGCCACCCAGGCAGCCCTTCAGCAGGAACTGGAAACGCTCAAACAAACCTCTCAGCAGATCCAGCACGATCTGGAACAGCGCTTGCAGGAAACCACTGAGACCTTGCAAACGACGCAGCGAGAGAAAGCCGCGTTAGAAGACCAGGTGGATGCCCTGAAGCAGCAGTGTTTACGGCTTCGTACTTCTTTAGAGCAGCAAGCAACCCAGGTAGAACAAGACACCCAGGCAGCCGCTTTTGGGCAAGTGCAGGCATTGCTGACCCAATATCCCACAGTGCGACGCATGGTGGAGGGCAAGCCCGATTTGCCTGCTCGTAATGTCGTGGCGATGTTTACGTCATTGGACAACCTGGTTCAGTCCTGGAGCTATCAAGCGATCGGTAGTCCGTGGGAATCTGTGGCGTATGACCCCCAACTGCACCAGGGGGATAGTGCTGATCTTCAGCCCGGTGAGCCAATTTACATCCGGTTTGTGGGCTATCGTCAGGGCGATCGCATCCTCATTCCCGCAAAAGTCAGCCGTACCTTGCCTTCAGGAGCCACCGTATGACTGCCGTTGCGATCGATTTTGGCACCAGTAATACCGTCGTCAGCATTCTGCAACCCGATACACAGGCACCCGAAACGTTGAGGTTTCCCAGCTTATCGCGTCTGTTTAGC from Kovacikia minuta CCNUW1 carries:
- a CDS encoding nucleotide exchange factor GrpE, with the translated sequence MDTAWILSEGLITALVGLGVLFWRSQRTAQATQAALQQELETLKQTSQQIQHDLEQRLQETTETLQTTQREKAALEDQVDALKQQCLRLRTSLEQQATQVEQDTQAAAFGQVQALLTQYPTVRRMVEGKPDLPARNVVAMFTSLDNLVQSWSYQAIGSPWESVAYDPQLHQGDSADLQPGEPIYIRFVGYRQGDRILIPAKVSRTLPSGATV